In Chitinophaga sp. H8, the sequence ATGTTTTGCATCGTCATCAGTTTATGGGTATCAACGCGGTAATGTTGTAAAGTTAAGTAATGCTGCCTGAAAGTATTTACGGGATCGGTAAAATGATTTACGCATTCAGGAAAACATTTTACCCCACTGCAGTTGCTTTCTTATTATCTTTGCGCTCTTTAAAATCAATCGTGTTATCATTGATGAAACTAGCTATTTACCAGGGTATCTACAGGATATGTTTCTTTTTATTGTTGTTATTGACAAATATAGCAGTGATACAAGGACAGCAATTAACCGCACCTGCTGATACTGCCGGGGCTACTACTACCCATCACCTGGAAGAAGTAGTGGTCAGGGAAAACCGGTTCTCCGCACCGCTGAAAGCATTAAATAGAAATATTACGATCATTGGCAGAAAGGAAATTGAAGCAACTGCAGCTACCTCTATTAATGAGATGCTCTCGCATGTACCGGGACTGGATGTTCGCCAGCGTGGCCCAGGGGGAATGCAGGCCGATATCGGTATTGACGGAGGCACTTTTGATCAGACACTGGTGCTGCTTAATGGTATAAAAATTACAGACCCGCAAACTGGTCATAATATCATGAACCTGCCGGTGGCCTTGTCTGATATTGATCATATAGAAGTATTGCGCGGAGCGGCTGCCCGTATTTATGGAATCAATGCACTGAACGGGGCTATCAACATCATTACCCGCAAGCTGCCGCAAAGTGGCGTGAATATCAGCGCTGCCGGAGGATCCAGTTTCAGGAAGAATGAAAAGGAACAATTGTACAATAGTTACAGTGCCGGCGCTACGGCCGGACTGGTAAAACCCAACAGCAACCAGGCATTGTCTGTAAGCGGACAAGCTGGCAATGGCTACCGGTATAATACGGCCTATGAGAACTACAAAGCATTTTACCAGGCCAGCTTTGACACAGATACGGCGCAGCAATGGAATGTATTGGCAGGATACGTCAGCAATCAATATGGTGCTAACGGTTTTTATGCTGCACCGGGCGATAAGGAGGCGGAAGAAAAAGTACAAACCCTGCTCACCGCAGTAAGTATGAGCTCCAGGGTAAACCAGCACTGGACCATTTTACCCCGTATCAGCTACCGGTATACAAAGGATGATTACCGTTATATCCGGCAAACGCCGGATAAGTCGCGCAACCTGCATAATACCCATATTGTGGATGCAGAACTGAATAATACTTTTGATACGCGTATAGGTTATTTTGGTGCAGGGCTGGAAGCACGATTTGAACATATCGGCAGCAGTAACCTGGGCAATCATGAACGGGTAAACCTGGGCATTTACGGAGAGTACAGATTAAAGACAACCGGCCCGTTCAGCTTTACCCTGGGCAGTTATCTCAACTATAATTCTTTCTATGGCTGGCAGCTGTTTCCCGGTGCAGATGTGGGATACAACATCCTGCCAAACCTGAAAGCATTTGCTAACGTGGGTACTGCACAGCGCCTGCCTACTTATACAGATCTGTATTACAAAAGCCCCAGTATCCTGGGAAATGATAAGCTGGAACCGGAAAAAGCCACTTATATGGAAGCGGGAATCCGTAAGTTCAGCGGTAAATATTCCTTTTCTACCAGTGTGTTTTACAGGCAGATTTCCCGTTTTATTGATTATGTAAAAGATAGTGTACCACAGCCGTGGCAGCCACAGAATTTTCAACGGGCAGATACCAAAGGATTTACCTTGAGTGCCGGTTATAATACACTTTTATCTGAACAGGGCGTGTTTAACCGCCTGGGTATTAATGTAGGGTATAACTATCTGTCGCCTGATTTTAAAAACAATACCGGATTAAATAAAATCTC encodes:
- a CDS encoding TonB-dependent receptor plug domain-containing protein, which gives rise to MKLAIYQGIYRICFFLLLLLTNIAVIQGQQLTAPADTAGATTTHHLEEVVVRENRFSAPLKALNRNITIIGRKEIEATAATSINEMLSHVPGLDVRQRGPGGMQADIGIDGGTFDQTLVLLNGIKITDPQTGHNIMNLPVALSDIDHIEVLRGAAARIYGINALNGAINIITRKLPQSGVNISAAGGSSFRKNEKEQLYNSYSAGATAGLVKPNSNQALSVSGQAGNGYRYNTAYENYKAFYQASFDTDTAQQWNVLAGYVSNQYGANGFYAAPGDKEAEEKVQTLLTAVSMSSRVNQHWTILPRISYRYTKDDYRYIRQTPDKSRNLHNTHIVDAELNNTFDTRIGYFGAGLEARFEHIGSSNLGNHERVNLGIYGEYRLKTTGPFSFTLGSYLNYNSFYGWQLFPGADVGYNILPNLKAFANVGTAQRLPTYTDLYYKSPSILGNDKLEPEKATYMEAGIRKFSGKYSFSTSVFYRQISRFIDYVKDSVPQPWQPQNFQRADTKGFTLSAGYNTLLSEQGVFNRLGINVGYNYLSPDFKNNTGLNKISRYVLESLRHQFNAGAQVGIWQHFNVSAAARYCMRINYKDYTVVDARVSYKHHRFQVYADATNILDVTYIEAGAVPMPGRWMTLGGTISL